In a single window of the Caulobacter soli genome:
- a CDS encoding tyrosine recombinase XerC codes for MTTARQALTAWLDHLANERRASPRTVRAYGDNVLAYLNFMERHRGETLSTADMGTITAAELRAYLAFRRDPGESGEDGLSPRSLSQSLSSIRAFHRYLDHRLGTPNAAIGLVRGPRIKVGAPRPVSEDQAHGLIAELSLDPDREDWEVARDEAVLTLLWGCGLRISEGLSLLRRDAPLADSLRITGKGGKTRIVPVLDIVRERIDTYLAALPFALGPDDPLFRAKRGGPLSPRHVQATMQTLRSRLGLSDRATPHALRHSFATHLLGAGADLRSIQDLLGHASLSTTQRYTQVDAAGLLAAYGKAHPRA; via the coding sequence GTGACGACCGCCCGCCAGGCCCTGACCGCCTGGCTGGACCATCTGGCCAACGAGCGGCGCGCCTCGCCGCGCACCGTGCGGGCCTATGGCGACAACGTCCTGGCCTATCTGAACTTCATGGAGCGCCATCGCGGCGAAACCCTGTCGACCGCCGACATGGGAACGATCACCGCCGCCGAACTGCGCGCCTACCTGGCCTTCCGCCGCGATCCCGGCGAAAGCGGTGAAGACGGCCTCTCGCCCCGTTCGCTGTCGCAGAGCCTGTCGTCGATCCGCGCCTTCCATCGCTATCTGGACCATCGGCTGGGCACGCCCAACGCCGCCATCGGCCTGGTGCGCGGCCCCCGCATCAAGGTCGGCGCCCCGCGTCCCGTCTCCGAGGACCAGGCCCACGGCCTGATCGCCGAGCTGTCGCTGGACCCCGACCGCGAGGACTGGGAAGTCGCCCGCGACGAGGCCGTGCTGACCCTGCTATGGGGCTGCGGTCTGCGGATCTCCGAGGGTCTTTCGCTGCTGCGCCGCGACGCGCCCCTGGCCGACAGCCTGCGGATCACCGGCAAGGGCGGCAAGACCCGGATCGTGCCGGTTCTGGATATCGTCCGCGAGCGTATCGACACCTATCTGGCCGCCCTGCCCTTCGCGCTCGGTCCCGACGACCCGCTGTTTCGCGCCAAGCGCGGCGGGCCGCTGTCGCCGCGCCACGTCCAGGCGACGATGCAGACCCTGCGGAGCCGCCTGGGCCTTTCGGACCGCGCCACGCCGCACGCCTTGCGCCACTCGTTCGCCACCCACCTGCTGGGAGCGGGCGCCGACCTGCGCTCGATCCAGGACCTGCTGGGCCACGCCTCGCTGTCGACCACCCAGCGCTACACCCAGGTTGACGCGGCCGGCCTGCTGGCCGCCTACGGCAAAGCCCACCCGCGTGCGTAA
- a CDS encoding MDR family MFS transporter produces MTTQTFTDTERRLTMAALMIVFLLSALDQTVVSTAMPRIIAELNGLTLYAWVTTAYLLTSTVMVPIWGKLGDIYGRKPILLIGIGIFLAGSWFAGLSGEFGPVLGMSGMVQLIVCRALQGVGGGALFTTAFAIIADLYPPRERGKFAGLFGSVFGLASILGPLIGGYFTDHGTVHIGAHTIAGWRWVFYVNLPLSLLSLFMVLVKMPPLEHRRSGAVDYVGAILLVAAFVPLLLALSLGGHDFAWSSPQSLGLFAFAAVALAAFLFVESKVSNPILPLRLFANRVFAAANGAGFLLSMAFLGVVTFLPLYMQLGLGVDATTSGLAILPMMGGLIVSSTAAGQIVSRTGRYKPLLIAGAVLLMTGFWLLSRCGVHTTLPDLCWRMAIVGLGLGPSQSLFNIAIQSSVEVRDIGVATSSNQFFRQIGSTIGVAIFGALLTHRLASEGQGLDLGALQGMALKATAQGAARHADPALAQALTHALTGVFAGGILVTGLGLAATLLLPTITLRGRMPVEPVLEKEPV; encoded by the coding sequence ATGACCACCCAGACCTTCACCGACACCGAGCGGCGGCTGACCATGGCCGCGCTGATGATCGTCTTCCTGCTCAGCGCCCTGGACCAGACGGTGGTCTCCACGGCCATGCCGCGGATCATCGCCGAGCTGAACGGCCTGACCCTCTACGCCTGGGTCACCACCGCCTATCTGCTGACCTCGACGGTGATGGTGCCGATCTGGGGCAAGCTGGGCGACATCTACGGCCGCAAGCCCATCCTACTGATCGGCATCGGCATCTTCCTGGCCGGCTCGTGGTTCGCGGGGCTGTCGGGCGAGTTCGGCCCGGTGCTGGGCATGAGCGGCATGGTCCAGCTGATCGTCTGCCGCGCCCTGCAGGGCGTCGGCGGCGGGGCGCTGTTCACCACCGCCTTCGCGATCATCGCCGACCTCTATCCGCCGCGCGAGCGGGGCAAGTTCGCCGGCCTGTTCGGCTCGGTGTTCGGCCTGGCCAGCATCCTGGGCCCGCTGATCGGCGGCTATTTCACCGACCACGGGACGGTGCATATCGGCGCGCACACGATCGCCGGCTGGCGCTGGGTGTTCTACGTTAACCTGCCGCTTTCCCTGCTGTCGCTGTTCATGGTGCTGGTCAAGATGCCGCCGCTGGAGCACCGGCGCTCGGGCGCGGTGGACTATGTCGGCGCCATCCTGCTGGTCGCCGCCTTCGTGCCCCTGCTGCTGGCGCTGAGCCTGGGCGGCCACGACTTCGCCTGGAGCTCGCCCCAGAGCCTGGGCCTGTTCGCCTTCGCCGCCGTGGCCCTGGCCGCCTTCCTGTTCGTCGAGAGCAAGGTCAGCAATCCGATCCTGCCGCTGCGCCTGTTCGCCAACCGGGTGTTCGCCGCCGCCAACGGGGCCGGCTTCCTGCTGTCCATGGCCTTCCTGGGCGTGGTGACCTTCCTGCCGCTCTACATGCAGCTGGGCCTGGGGGTGGACGCCACCACCAGCGGCCTGGCGATCCTGCCGATGATGGGCGGGCTGATCGTCAGCTCCACCGCCGCCGGCCAGATCGTCAGCCGGACGGGCCGGTACAAGCCCCTGCTGATCGCCGGCGCCGTGCTGCTGATGACCGGCTTCTGGCTGCTGAGCCGCTGCGGCGTCCACACCACCCTGCCCGACCTGTGCTGGCGGATGGCCATCGTCGGCCTGGGACTGGGCCCCAGCCAGAGCCTGTTCAACATCGCCATCCAGAGCTCGGTCGAGGTGCGCGACATCGGCGTGGCCACCAGCTCCAACCAGTTCTTCCGCCAGATCGGCTCGACGATCGGGGTGGCGATCTTCGGCGCCCTGCTGACCCATCGCCTGGCCAGCGAGGGCCAGGGGCTGGACCTGGGCGCCCTGCAGGGCATGGCCCTGAAGGCCACCGCCCAGGGCGCGGCCCGTCACGCCGACCCGGCCCTGGCTCAGGCCCTGACCCACGCCCTGACCGGTGTCTTCGCCGGCGGCATCCTGGTGACCGGGCTGGGCCTGGCAGCGACCCTGCTGCTGCCGACCATCACCCTGCGCGGGCGCATGCCCGTGGAGCCGGTGCTGGAGAAGGAACCGGTCTAG
- a CDS encoding acyltransferase family protein: MPDAANIKPLTALRFFAAFWVVMYHYWPNLSVAAPPAMIGKGYLGVEAFFTLSGFILCHVYLQGFGGGRFKYGDFLWNRLARVYPLHLVTLAGVGLMAAVAGLAGIAVDPNMLAWSALPANLLLVQAWGFAPVSGWNHPSWSISAEWFAYLSFPAFAWAAWRLRDRPRLAVGLALALIAGLYPLFQALAGFSLTEATIRWGFLRIVPCFAYGCALHALWRSGLVTGRFSGVGACLAGAAVLLAVHFGAPDPFIIITLGALIVMLAALAATGSRFASQAPLVYLGEISYSTYMICIPWKILAVNAAEKLLKIDGDQLPAYAWLLIVAALVPLSALSYHIIEKPMRERMKTWAKGWRERRPATAKA, from the coding sequence ATGCCAGACGCCGCCAATATCAAGCCCCTGACGGCGCTGCGCTTCTTCGCCGCCTTCTGGGTGGTGATGTACCACTACTGGCCCAACCTCTCGGTGGCGGCGCCGCCGGCGATGATCGGCAAGGGCTATCTGGGCGTCGAGGCGTTCTTCACCCTGTCGGGCTTCATCCTCTGCCACGTCTATCTGCAAGGCTTCGGCGGCGGGCGGTTCAAGTACGGCGACTTCCTGTGGAACCGGCTGGCGCGGGTCTATCCGCTGCACCTGGTCACCCTGGCGGGGGTGGGACTGATGGCCGCGGTCGCCGGCCTGGCCGGGATCGCCGTCGACCCGAACATGCTGGCCTGGAGCGCCCTGCCGGCCAATCTGCTGCTGGTCCAGGCTTGGGGCTTCGCGCCGGTGTCGGGCTGGAACCATCCGTCGTGGTCGATCTCGGCCGAGTGGTTCGCCTATCTCAGCTTCCCGGCCTTCGCCTGGGCCGCCTGGCGGCTGCGCGATCGTCCGCGCCTGGCCGTCGGCCTGGCCCTGGCCCTGATCGCCGGCCTCTATCCGCTGTTCCAGGCCTTGGCGGGCTTCTCGCTGACCGAGGCGACCATCCGCTGGGGTTTCCTCAGGATCGTTCCGTGCTTCGCCTATGGCTGCGCCCTGCACGCCTTGTGGCGCTCGGGCCTCGTCACCGGCCGCTTTTCGGGGGTGGGCGCCTGCCTGGCGGGCGCCGCCGTGCTGCTGGCCGTGCACTTCGGCGCGCCCGATCCGTTCATTATTATCACGCTGGGCGCCCTGATCGTCATGCTGGCGGCCCTGGCCGCGACCGGCTCGCGCTTCGCGTCTCAAGCGCCGCTCGTGTATTTGGGCGAGATCAGCTACTCGACCTACATGATCTGCATCCCGTGGAAGATCCTGGCGGTGAACGCCGCGGAGAAGCTTCTCAAGATCGATGGAGATCAACTGCCGGCCTATGCTTGGCTGTTAATCGTGGCCGCACTGGTCCCGCTGTCGGCGCTGTCGTATCACATCATCGAAAAGCCGATGCGTGAGCGCATGAAAACTTGGGCGAAGGGCTGGCGGGAGCGACGTCCTGCCACGGCGAAAGCCTGA
- a CDS encoding DUF484 family protein, translating into MTDATQARLPLTVDPALVRDFLLAEPDFLHGDPDLLSDLGLRPDASNVVDFGPAALARVSAAHEREALFRRQIEATARANFSAQAQSHAAVIDLLDARNHSDLARRVDEMAILRFGLAAGVVVLEGPGRVPAGWHALIAGQIEMTMGDHGVARMGFHAPALGLFGDRIEEIKSMALVRMALWEPSRQGLLAFGSSDPEGFTADMGSDLVAFLARVVERTAERWPIL; encoded by the coding sequence ATGACCGACGCGACGCAAGCCAGGCTGCCCCTGACGGTCGATCCCGCTCTGGTCCGCGACTTCCTGCTGGCCGAGCCCGACTTCCTGCACGGCGATCCCGACCTGCTCAGCGACCTGGGCCTGCGTCCGGACGCCAGCAACGTCGTCGATTTCGGCCCCGCCGCCCTGGCCCGGGTCTCGGCCGCCCACGAGCGCGAAGCCCTGTTCCGCCGCCAGATCGAGGCCACCGCCCGCGCCAACTTCTCGGCCCAGGCCCAGAGCCACGCCGCGGTCATCGACCTGCTGGACGCCCGCAACCATTCGGATCTCGCCCGCCGGGTCGACGAAATGGCCATCCTGCGCTTTGGCCTGGCCGCCGGCGTCGTCGTGCTGGAAGGCCCAGGCCGCGTCCCCGCCGGCTGGCACGCCCTGATCGCCGGCCAGATCGAGATGACCATGGGCGACCATGGCGTGGCCCGCATGGGCTTCCACGCCCCGGCCCTGGGCCTGTTCGGCGACCGCATCGAAGAGATCAAGAGCATGGCCCTGGTCCGCATGGCCCTGTGGGAACCGTCGCGCCAGGGCCTGCTGGCCTTCGGCTCGTCCGACCCCGAAGGCTTCACCGCCGACATGGGCTCCGACCTCGTCGCTTTCCTGGCCCGCGTCGTCGAGCGCACGGCCGAGCGCTGGCCGATCCTGTGA
- a CDS encoding TerC family protein — protein MNELLHLAADPAVWAALVTLIVMEVVLGIDNLVFISILSNKLPPEHRQRVRRIGISLALIMRLVLLSTIAFIVGLTAPVFDLGLAGPLSHGEPTFETAFSWRDLILIAGGLFLIWKATKEIHHSVDPNTGDAAPDIKTAAVSNVGGAIVQIILLDIVFSIDSILTAVGMTDHLPVMIIAVIVAVGLMMVAADPLGNFINDNPTVVMLALGFLLMIGAVLIAEGFGVHVPKGYIYAAMAFSAGVEGLNMLSRRKGGPPKH, from the coding sequence ATGAACGAACTCCTTCACCTCGCCGCGGACCCAGCCGTCTGGGCCGCCCTGGTCACGTTGATCGTCATGGAAGTCGTGCTTGGCATCGACAACCTGGTGTTCATTTCCATCCTCTCCAACAAGCTGCCGCCCGAACATCGACAGAGGGTGCGTCGGATCGGCATTTCGTTGGCCCTGATCATGCGACTGGTCCTGCTGTCGACCATCGCCTTCATCGTGGGCCTGACCGCCCCGGTGTTCGACCTGGGCCTGGCCGGACCGCTCTCTCACGGCGAACCGACCTTCGAGACCGCCTTCTCGTGGCGCGACCTGATCCTGATCGCCGGCGGCCTGTTCCTGATCTGGAAGGCCACCAAGGAAATCCACCACAGCGTCGATCCCAACACCGGCGACGCCGCGCCCGACATCAAGACGGCGGCCGTGTCCAACGTCGGCGGGGCGATCGTCCAGATCATCCTGCTGGACATCGTGTTCTCGATCGACTCGATCCTGACCGCCGTGGGCATGACCGACCACCTGCCGGTGATGATCATCGCGGTGATCGTCGCGGTGGGCCTGATGATGGTGGCCGCCGATCCGCTGGGCAATTTCATCAACGACAACCCCACCGTCGTGATGCTGGCCCTGGGCTTCCTGCTGATGATCGGGGCGGTGCTGATCGCCGAGGGCTTCGGGGTCCACGTGCCCAAGGGCTACATCTACGCGGCCATGGCCTTCTCGGCCGGGGTCGAGGGCCTGAACATGCTGTCGCGGCGCAAGGGCGGTCCGCCCAAGCACTAG
- a CDS encoding primosomal protein N', translated as MPRIASVLLPMPLPEAFDYAEPEGLGLMVGDHVAVPLGPRVIRGVVTALRDGAGHNRPLKPVLERVDDPPLPPGVLTFVEWAARYSVDIPGWPLAMALRGLRHPAAKPDKALALTGTQPARMTPARLKVLAAAQAGPMASGALATAAGVSAGVVKGLVDEGALAVTWIEPDSSFPQPDLSLPPQTLNPSQRASADVLSEMLGAGGFQAALLDGVTGSGKTEVYLEAVAAALAADPDSQVLILLPEIALTQAVIARFESRFGAAPIEWHSGVSPPKRRRAWEGVATGRARIVVGARSALFLPFRRLRLVVVDEEHDGSFKQEEGFIYQARDLAVARAKIEGALVVLASATPSLESLWNAQQGRYRWLRLSARHGAAQLPDIGLIDMRETPPEPGRWLSPPLVKAVSVALSRGEQSLLFLNRRGYAPLVLCKACGEKMKSPDTDSWLVEHRYTGRLVCHLTGFSMKKPEACPHCGAKDSLTSIGPGVERVEEEARHLFPDARVAVFSSDTVFDAAGARALVDSMAAGEIDILVATQAAAKGHNFPNLTLVGVVDADLSLRGGDLRAGERTFQLLAQAAGRAGRHEKPGRALLQTYSPEHGVLQALKAQDRDAFVEAEMAMRQEAGLPPFGRLAAVIATGPDPVALEAYCNALAAATPNADGVEVFGPADAPLALVRGRRRKRFLVRADRSVDLQGFLAAWRARAKVPNSVRVVFDVDPYSFL; from the coding sequence ATGCCCCGCATAGCCTCCGTCCTGCTGCCCATGCCGCTGCCCGAGGCGTTCGACTACGCCGAGCCGGAAGGGCTGGGCCTGATGGTCGGCGACCACGTGGCCGTGCCGCTGGGGCCACGCGTGATTCGCGGGGTGGTCACGGCCCTGCGCGACGGCGCCGGCCATAACCGTCCGCTGAAGCCGGTGCTGGAGCGGGTGGACGATCCGCCGCTGCCGCCGGGTGTCCTGACCTTCGTGGAATGGGCGGCGCGCTATTCGGTCGACATTCCCGGCTGGCCCCTGGCCATGGCCCTGCGCGGCCTGCGCCATCCGGCCGCCAAGCCCGACAAGGCCCTGGCCCTGACCGGGACCCAGCCCGCCCGCATGACCCCCGCGCGCCTGAAGGTGCTGGCGGCGGCGCAAGCCGGCCCGATGGCTTCCGGCGCCCTGGCGACCGCCGCCGGGGTCTCGGCCGGCGTGGTGAAGGGCCTGGTCGACGAGGGCGCGCTGGCCGTGACCTGGATCGAGCCGGACAGCAGCTTCCCCCAGCCCGACCTGTCGCTGCCGCCCCAGACCCTCAATCCCAGCCAGCGGGCCTCGGCCGACGTGCTGTCCGAGATGCTGGGCGCCGGCGGCTTTCAGGCCGCCTTGCTGGACGGGGTGACCGGCTCGGGCAAGACCGAGGTCTATCTGGAGGCCGTGGCCGCCGCCCTGGCCGCCGATCCGGACAGCCAGGTGCTGATCCTGCTGCCCGAGATCGCCCTGACCCAGGCGGTGATCGCCCGCTTCGAGAGCCGGTTCGGCGCCGCGCCGATCGAGTGGCATTCGGGCGTTTCGCCGCCCAAGCGTCGCCGGGCCTGGGAGGGCGTGGCCACGGGCAGGGCGCGGATCGTGGTCGGCGCCCGCTCGGCCCTGTTTCTGCCGTTCCGCAGGCTGCGGCTGGTGGTGGTCGACGAGGAGCACGACGGCTCGTTCAAGCAGGAAGAGGGCTTCATCTACCAGGCCCGCGACCTGGCCGTGGCCCGCGCCAAGATCGAGGGCGCGCTGGTGGTGCTGGCCTCGGCCACCCCGTCGCTGGAAAGCCTGTGGAACGCCCAGCAGGGCCGCTATCGCTGGCTGCGGCTCAGCGCTCGTCACGGCGCGGCCCAACTGCCCGACATCGGCCTGATCGACATGCGCGAGACCCCGCCGGAGCCCGGCCGCTGGCTGTCGCCGCCGCTGGTCAAGGCCGTGTCGGTGGCGCTCTCGCGGGGCGAGCAGTCGCTGCTGTTCCTGAACCGCCGGGGCTATGCGCCGCTGGTGCTGTGCAAGGCCTGCGGCGAGAAGATGAAGTCGCCCGACACCGACAGCTGGCTGGTCGAGCACCGCTATACCGGCCGGCTGGTCTGCCACCTGACCGGTTTCTCGATGAAGAAGCCCGAGGCTTGCCCGCACTGCGGCGCCAAGGACAGCCTGACCTCGATCGGTCCAGGGGTGGAGCGGGTCGAGGAGGAGGCGCGCCACCTGTTCCCCGACGCCCGGGTGGCGGTGTTCTCGTCCGACACGGTGTTCGACGCGGCCGGGGCGCGGGCCCTGGTCGACAGCATGGCGGCCGGCGAGATCGACATCCTGGTGGCGACCCAGGCCGCCGCCAAGGGCCACAACTTCCCCAACCTCACCCTGGTGGGCGTGGTCGACGCGGACCTGTCCCTACGTGGTGGCGACCTGCGGGCCGGCGAGCGGACGTTCCAGCTGCTGGCCCAGGCGGCGGGCCGGGCAGGAAGGCACGAGAAGCCGGGGCGGGCTCTCCTTCAGACGTACTCTCCCGAGCACGGCGTGTTGCAAGCCCTCAAGGCCCAGGACCGCGACGCCTTCGTCGAGGCCGAGATGGCCATGCGCCAGGAGGCGGGCCTGCCGCCGTTCGGACGGCTGGCGGCGGTGATCGCCACCGGTCCCGATCCGGTGGCCCTGGAGGCCTATTGCAACGCCCTGGCGGCCGCGACGCCCAACGCCGACGGGGTCGAGGTGTTCGGCCCGGCCGACGCGCCCCTGGCCCTGGTGCGCGGGCGACGGCGCAAACGCTTCCTGGTGCGCGCGGACCGCTCGGTGGACCTGCAAGGCTTCCTGGCCGCCTGGCGGGCGCGGGCCAAGGTCCCGAACTCGGTCCGCGTGGTGTTCGACGTGGACCCGTACAGTTTTCTGTGA